A genome region from Astyanax mexicanus isolate ESR-SI-001 chromosome 19, AstMex3_surface, whole genome shotgun sequence includes the following:
- the phb gene encoding prohibitin, with product MAKLFESIGKLGLALAVGGGVVNSALFNVDAGHRAVIFDRFRGVQDAVVGEGTHFLIPWVQKPIIFDCRSRPRNVPVVTGSKDLQNVNITLRILFRPVANQLPRIFTSIGEDYDERVLPSITTEVLKAVVARFDAGELITQRELVSRQVSEDLTERASTFGLILDDVSLTHLTFGKEFTEAVEMKQVAQQEAERARFVVEKAEQQKQAAIISAAGDSQAALLIADSLAVAGDGLVELRKLEAAEDIAFQLSRSRNVTYLPSGQGTLLQLPQ from the exons ATGGCTAAGTTATTTGAGTCTATTGGAAAGTTGGGATTGGCCTTGGCCGTTGGAGGAGGCGTGGTGAACTCTGCCCTCTTTAATG TTGACGCTGGTCACAGGGCAGTCATCTTTGACCGGTTTAGAGGAGTACAGGATGCCGTGGTTGGGGAGGGAACACATTTTCTGATTCCCTGGGTtcagaaacccatcatttttgaCTGCAGGTCCCGCCCACGCAATGTGCCTGTCGTGACTGGAAGCAAAG ATCTACAGAATGTGAACATTACACTGAGGATTCTCTTCAGACCGGTAGCAAATCAACTGCCTAGGATTTTCACCAGTATTGGTGAAGACTATGATGAAAGAGTGCTCCCCTCCATCACCACTGAAGTCCTGAAAGCTGTTGTG GCCAGGTTTGATGCAGGAGAGCTGATCACTCAGAGAGAGCTGGTATCCAGGCAGGTCAGTGAAGATCTGACTGAGAGAGCGTCCACATTCGGCCTTATCCTGGATGACGTTTCCCTG ACTCACCTGACGTTTGGTAAAGAATTCACAGAGGCTGTTGAAATGAAACAAGTGGCTCAGCAAGAAGCTGAACGGGCAAGGTTTGTTGTGGAAAAG gcagaacagcagaagcaggcagccaTCATCTCTGCGGCTGGCGACTCTCAGGCTGCCCTCTTGATCGCCGACTCTCTGGCCGTGGCCGGAGATGGTCTGGTGGAGCTGAGGAAGCTGGAGGCGGCCGAGGACATTGCCTTCCAGCTCAGCCGCTCGCGCAACGTAACCTACCTGCCCTCAGGACAGggcacactgctgcagctgcCTCAGTGA